The sequence TTTTTCCGGGCCGCCGGCTTCGTAACCGGTCTTGGCGAACGGCTTGCCGGTGGCATCGCAGAGGATGATGGACGGGAAACCCTCGACGCCGAATTTCTCCTGGAGGCCGTCGTTCTGCTTCTTGGTCTCGGCGGAAATCTTGGCCTCGTCCTGCGGGAAATCGACTTCCACGAGCACGAACTTGTCCTTCACCCCGGCCTTGAAAGCGTCCTTGGAGAACACCTCGTCATTGAGCTTGATGCACCAGCCGCACCAGTCGGACCCGGTGAAGTCGAGAAGCAGGTCCTTCTTCTCCTCGGCGGCCTTCTTTTTCGCGGCCTCGAAGTCGCTGGTCCAGCCCTCGCCCCCGGCGAACGCGGAACCGATGCTATGGAGCGCCACGATGGCGGCGCAGGTGATGGTGTTGAATTTCATGAGCGTAGGCTGATGTGCTGGCACCGTGGATGGGGTGGTGCCGGGAGTCTAGGGGATTTTGTCCGGCCGGATCAGGAACCGGACAGGCAGGCGCGGATTTCCTCCGCGATGATTTTCAGGCCGTCCCGGACCACGGACTCGTCCATGGCGAAGCTCACGCGGATGCACTCCTCGCGGTGGCGCCAGGCCGGATCGTCGTGGCCGAAGAAGAAGTAATGGCCGGGCACCACCAGCACCTCGCGGCGCTTCAGGCGCTCGTAGAGTTCCTTCGAGGTGATCGGCAGGCCGGGGAACCAGAACCAGAGGAACAGGGCCCCCTCCGAGCGGTGGACGCGCCACGGGAAGTCATCGCCGAAAATCTCCTCCGCGGCCTTCACCGCGAGCCGGGACTTTTCCTGGTAGAACGGACGGACGATGTCGTTGGAGAGCTCCAGGATCTTCCCGGATTCCACCAGCGGCAGGACGATCTGCTGGCCGATGTTGGTGTTCGCCAAGCCGACGATGGCGCTCATCGAGCCGAGGGCGCGGATGATTTCAGGCGGCCCGATCACGATGCCGGTGCGCGTGGCGGGCAGGCCGATCTTCGAGAGGCTGAAGGTGAGGACCACGTGCTCATCCCAGAATGGCTTGGCGTCGGCGAAGAAGATGTTCGGGAAGGGCGCGCCGTAGGCGTTGTCGATGATCAGCGGGATGCCGTGCTCCTTCGCGATGCCGGAAAGGCGGGCGACCTCGGCGTCGGTGAGGACGTTGCCGGTGGGGTTGGTCGGGCGGGAGAAGCAGATCGCGGCGACGTCGTCCCCGATCTCCAGATTGTCGAAATCGACGCCGTATTTGAACTCGTGCGGGCCGGTCTCGGTGATCACCGGCGGCACGGCGCGGAACAGCTCCTCGGACGCGGATTGGTTCGCATAGCCGATGTATTCCGGCACCACCGGCAGCAGGATCTTCTTGCGGCGGCCGTCCGGCATGGCTCCGGCGAGCAGGTTGAAGAGGAAAAAGAACGCGGTCTGGCCACCGGCGGTGACGGCGACGTTTTCCGGGCCGATGTTCCAGCCGAAGGACTCGCGGAACAGTTTCGCGATGGCCTCCAGGAAATGGGGGTTGCCACGCGGGGAATCGTAGCGGGTGAGCGAGCGCTCCAGGCCACCCTCCTCCGCCATCAGCTCCTCCAGGCGCTGACGCCACACGGCATTGATCTCCGGGATGCGGGCGGGCTGGCCGCCACCGAGCATCTTGATGTTCGGGCCACCCTTGGCGAGGGCGTGGCCGAGGTCGTCCATGAGTTCCTCGATGCCGCTGCCGGTGCCGAGGTGGCGGCCGATGGTGGAGAATTCAAATGCCATGGTGGGAATGCGTTGGTTGACCGAAGGAAAGCCGCTTCTATAGTCGCCCCCGGTTCCGAACAACCCCAATACCACCATGGCACTCCAAGTCGGCGACAAAGCCCCGGATTTCACCCTCGTGACGAAAACGGCCGAAGGCCCGCAGCTCGTGAAACTCTCCGATCACATCGGCCAATCGAACATCCTGCTGCTGTTCGTGCCGATGGCCTTCACGGGCGTCTGCACCACCGAGCTGTGCGACATCACCTCCGGCCTGTCCGAATACGAGGCGCTGGACGCCAAGGTGTTCGGGATCTCCGGTGACAGCCCGTTCGCCCAGGAAGCCTGGGCCAAGCAGTCCGGCATCAACCTGCCGCTGCTGAGCGACTACGAGCACACCGTGGCCAAGGCCTACGACGTGGCCTACGAGCAGTTCCTGCCCGAGGCGAACCTGATCATGGGCGGCGTGGCGAAGCGCTCCGCCTTCGTGATCGATAAGGCTGGCGTGATCCGCTACTCCGAATCCCAGGACCACCCGAAGGATCTCCCGGACTTCAACGCGGTGAAGGAGACCCTCAAGAGCCTCTGAGCCATCCGGTTTTCCCAAGAAAAAAGCCGCGGGTGACCGCGGCTTTTTTCGTGTCTGGAAGATGGGTGGAAATCAGTTCCCGGCGGGCTTTTCCGCAGGTGCCTCAGCCGAAGGAGCAGCCTCCGCGGCGGGCTTGTGCTCGGCGGGTGCCTTGGTGTCGGCGGGAGCGGGCACGGGCACATCGGTCGGCGGAGCGGCCGGATCGATCACGGTGGGAACGGCACCGCTCGGCGGAGTCTCGCCCGGCGGGATCAGCGGGATGCTCTGGTCGATGGGCTTCACCGGGCCACCCGGCAGCGGCGGATACACCTGGACCTCTCCGGGAGCCCCCGGCAGACCGGCGACAGGAGCGGACGGATCCGTGACGAGCACGGAGGCGACATAACCCACCTCGCCGGAATCGAGTTCAACCTTGAGATATGCCCCGTCGGTGGAAATGACCTTCATCTGGGTGCCGAGTTTCAACAACTTGTCGGCATCGCCTTCACCGCGCGGGCGCTTCACGAAGAACGCGGTGTTGTCGGTCACCGCGCGGACGAACTGGCCCGGGGAAAACGACGAGCCACCCGCTTGGCCGAGGTCGTTCTTTCTCAGGGAGCCGGGAGCGGTCAAGGGGTCGAAATCGCCGCTGGTGCTGAGCGGTCGATTGAGGGTGTCGCAGGAGGCCAGGGTCAGGGCCGCGGCGACAGGCAAGAGCAGGGACTTCATTTGCGCCATCAAGTTGGCACGGCCCCCTAGGAGGGTCAACGGCATTCACGGACGTATTCCCGCAGTGCATCCTGCCACCCGCGGGGGGCCTCGCCGAGACATGCCGACAATCTGTTAGTGGCCATGGCGGTGTGGCGCGGACGGGGCGCACGGAAGGCGGTGGTGGCGTCCAGCGCGGTGGCCGCCACCGGGGGCAGGGAGGCCAAACGCCCCTGCCGGACGAGTTCATCCACGATCACCTCCGCCATGCCGTGCCAGCTCACCGGCTCGCCGGATTGGCAGGCGTGGACGATGCCCTCGGTGCCGGTTTCGATCAGTCGCTCCGTCCATGTTGCGAGGTCGCGGGTGTGGGTCGGCAGCGACCACTTGTCGGCGATGGCGGCAAGCGGCTGACCCGCCAGCGCGGCGCGGACGATGCCGTCCGTGAACGACGGCTTCTCAGGCCCGAAGACCCAGGACACGCGGACCACGCAGGTCCCGGGATGGGCGAGCACCGCCAGTTCCCCTTCCCGCTTGGTCGTGCCGTAGACCGAAAGCGGTTGAGGAACATCGTCCTCGGTTTTCAGACCCGGCGCTTCCCCGGAGAAGACGTAATCGGTGCTGAAATGGATCAGCCGGACACCGCGGCGGGTGGCCCACGCGGCCAGCTCGCCCGGAGCCTCGACGTTCAGGCGACGGGCCAGCGCGGGATCGTCCTCGCTGGCCTCCAGGCCTGTTAGGCCCGCGGGATTGAGGAACACATCGCAGTCCAGCTCCCCGAGCGCGGCCGCCATCGCAGCGGGATCGGCGAGGTCGAAGCGCGCGCGTGACAATTCAGTCACCTCGTGCCGCCCGGCGAAATGCGCCGCCAATGCCGCGCCCACCCGTCCGGTCGTGCCGGTCACCGCGATCTTCATGCGGGCAGCGAAACCGATCGCGGAATTCCGCGCCAGCCGACACTTGCCGAAGACCCGGCTTTTCCACGATACTGGCTCACCGTGCCACGTGACCTCACCCGACCGCTCGTGACCGGCGGTGCCGGATTCATCGGCTCCGCCCTCGTCCGGCTATTGCTCGCCCGCCCCGAGGTGGAGCGGGTGGTGGTGCTGGACAAGCTGACCTACGCGGGCTCGATCGGCCGGCTGCCGGAGGGCGGCAAGCACCCGCGGCTGACCTTCCTGCGCGGCGACGTGGCGGACCGAGAAACGCTGGTCCACCTGCTCGATTTCCACGGCATCACCGGCGTGCTGCACCTCGCGGCGGAGTCCCACGTCGACCGCTCGATCGAGCGACCGGACGATTTCATCGCCACCAACATCGTCGGCACCGCCTGCCTGCTCGACGTCTGCCGCCACGCGGGAATTCCGCTGCTGCATTGCTCGACGGACGAGGTTTACGGCTCGATCGAGGCACCCGGCGTGTTCACCGAGGAATCGCCACTGCGCCCATCCTCGCCCTATTCGGCGTCGAAAACCTCCGCCGACCTGCTGTGCCTGGCGGCGGCGACCACCTACGGCCAGGACGTGGTGATCACCCGCAGCTCGAACAACTACGGGCCGCGCCAGCACCCGGAGAAACTCATCCCGCGCATGATCCAGTGCGCCCTGCGCGATGAACCGCTGCCGGTCTATGGCAGCGGCCTGCAGGTGCGGGACTGGATGCACGCGGACGACCACGGCAGCGGCCTGATCGCCGCCTATCTCAAGGGCGCACCCGCCGGAGTCTACAACCTCGGCGCGCGCTGCGAGCGGACGAACCTCGACCTGGTGCGGAGCATCCTTTCGATCCTCGGCAAACCGGAATCGCTGATCCGCCATGTGACGGACCGCCCCGGGCACGACCTGCGCTATGCGGTCGATCCATCCAAGGCGGAGCACGAGCTCGGCTGGCGCGCGCGCGCGGACTTCGAGCGGGATTTCACCGCCACGGTCCACCAGCTCGCACGCGAGCTGGTGTAAGGCCCAGGCTTGTTAGAGGATGCCCTGCTCGCGCAGTTCCTCGTCCACATCCGGGTAATCGGCACCGGCATCGCGGATGCCGGCGAGGCGGCGGCGGGCACCGCGGGCGGTTTCCGGGCCGTTCACCTTGTTGGCGATGCCACCGACCAGCAACGGCACAAGGGCCGCGATGCCGAGGCCACCGAGCGCGATGGCCACGCCACGGCGCGCGTTGCGGTGCATCAGATCGCCCAGCAGCATCCCGGCGGCCGCGCCCAGGAGGCCCGGTGCCACCAAGGCGGTGGTTTCGATCCAATCACGCTGCGTGTCTGCGGAGTCGTTCGGCATGCGGATAATCTAGCAACTTGTCATCCCGCGACAACCGGAAACACGTGCCGGTCGTTTCCCGCTTCCCGATTCCACAAGCACGCCCGTAGGATACGGGCGTCATGCCGAATACCCGAGCCACCTACGCCCTGATCCTCGCCGGAGGATCCGGCACCCGCTTCTGGCCGCTGAGCCGGAATTCGCGGCCGAAACAACTTTTGCAGCTCTTCGGGGAGGACACGTTGCTCGAACAAACGATCCGCCGCCTCGAGGGGCTGGTGCCGGTCGAGAACATCCTGATCCTCACCAACTCGCAGCAGGAAGCCGGCGTCCGCGAGGTCGCCTCGATGCTGCCGCCGGAGAACATTTTCGCCGAACCCGCCAAGCGCGATACCGCCCCGGCCGTGGCCCTCGGCATCGGCCTGGTCGCCGCCCGCGACCCGGACGCCACCATGATGGTGCTGCCCGCCGACCAGCTCATCCAGGACGTGGAGGCTTACCAGGCGGTGATGCGCGACGCGATCGCCGTGGCCGAGCATTCCGACGGCCTGGTCACCATCGGCATCCGCCCGACCTGGCCGTGCCCGTCCTACGGCTACATCGAGCGCGGCGAACGCGCCTCGATCCCGACCCTCGACGTCGAGCACAAGCCGCGCGAGGTGAAGCGCTTCCGCGAAAAGCCCGCGCCGGAGCTGGCCGAGCAGTTCCTGGCCCACGGCGGTTTCTCGTGGAACGCCGGCATGTTCGTGTGGTCCCTGCCCACCGTGATCCAGCAGCTCGCCAAACACGCGCCGCAGCTCGCGGGCTTCATTTCCGAAATGCGCGGTTCCAAGGACCTCGCGGCCACCATCGCCGCCCAGTTCCCGAACCTCACGCCGATCTCGATCGACTACGCCCTGATGGAGAAGGCCGCGCGCGTCCTCAACATCGAGGCGACCTTCGATTGGGACGACGTCGGCTCCTGGCTGTCCGTGGCCGAATACCTTGAGAAGACCGGCGAGAACAACCGCGTCAACCAGCCGGTGACCGAACTCGATGCCGAGAACAACATCGTCTTCAACGCCCGCAAGGGCAGCCGGGTGGCCCTGCTGGGCGTGGACGACCTGATCGTGGTGCAGACCGAGGACGCCCTGCTCATCGCCAACCGCCACCAGGCCGACGACATCAAGAAGCTCGTGGACCTGCTGCCGAAGGAATTGCTCTGATCCGCCCGTGAGCGACTCCACCTGCCATCCCGCGCTCGGCATCGACCACGGCGACGCCCGCATCGGCATCGCCGCCACGGACGATTTCGGCATCCTCGCCCACCCGGTCGAGACCATCGACCGGGCGAAGACCGATCCGCTCGAGCGCATCCCGCAACTGGTCGCCCAGCGCCGGATCAAGACGCTGGTGGTAGGCCTGCCGGTGCGGATGGATGGCAGCGAGGGAACCTCCGCGGAAAAGGTCCGCGCCTTCGCCGCGAAACTTGCCGCGGCCTTGCCGGACCTGCCGCTGGTGTTCGTGGATGAAACGCTGACCACCTCCGCCGCCTCCGGCAAACTCCGCGAGGCCGGCCGCAAGGCGAAGCACCAGAAGGCGGTGATCGACCAGGCCGCTGCCGTGGAAATCCTCAACACCTGGATGGAGGAAAACGGTTAGCCCCGCCCCTCTTCCATTCGTCATTGGGATTTAGTCCTTAGTCATTTCTTCCACCGTGCGCCTGAAACTCACCATCGCCTACGACGGGCGTCCCTACGAGGGCTGGCAGTCCCAGGTCGGCAACAACACCGTCCAGGACCACCTCAAGGAAGCGCTGGCGCTCACCGCCAAGGAACCGGTGGCGCTGCTGGGCTCCGGCCGCACCGATGCCGGGGTGCACGCGCTCGCCCAGACCGCCCATTTCGACGCGCCGGAGCACCTGACGATGAATCCCTACAACTGGGTGCCCGCGCTGAACACCAAGCTGCCCGCGACCATCCGCGTGCTGGCCTGCGAGGAGGTGGCCGCGGATTTCCACGCCCGCTTTTCCGCCACCGCGAAGGTCTACCGCTACGACCTGTGCACCGATCCGGTGCTTTCCCCGTTCAAGGCCGGGCTGGCGTGGCATGTGCCGCGGCTGCTGGACGCGGACGTGCTCCAACAGGCGCTCCACGTGTTCACCGGTCGCCACGATTTCCAAGGCTTCGCGGCCAACCGCGGCAACGAAACCCCGGACACCGACTGGCACCGCACCATCTCCGCCGCCGAGCTGGAGGCCCGGCCGGACGGCTACCGCATCACCTGGTGCGGGGACGGCTTCATGTACAAGATGGTCCGCCTGATGACCGGAGCGGCGGTGCACACCTCGCAGGGCCGCATGCGCCTGGACGACCTGGCGAAGCTGTTGGATCAGCCGCCGGGACTGCCCTTCGGCAAGTCCCCGCTGTGCGCGCCCTCGGACGGGCTTTACCTGCAGGAAGTACGATACGGTTCGTAGGCGGTCACAGCCCCGACCAAGTCGGCTCGTTGCCGGGCTTCCACTTGATGTTGCAGCCGCTGCTCGGATAGGGCCGGATCATCGGCGGCTCGCCGGCAATCATCCGTCGCACCGCCTCACCGAGGTCACCGCCGGTCGGCTGGAGGCCGCCGCGCGGACGGGAATCATCGAACTGCCCGGCGTAGGTCAGGTTCAGATCCGCATCGAAGAGGAAGAAGTCCGGGGTGCAGGCGGCGGCATAGGCGCGGGCCACCTTTTGGTCGGCGTCGATCAGGTATGGGAAATCCCAGGCGTGGGTGGCCGCGAATTCCTTCATGTGCTCGGGGCCGTCCTGCGGGTACTTTTCGAGGTCATTGGACACGATCGCCACCGTGCCCACGCCGCGGGACTCGATCTCGCGGGCAAAATCGCCGAGGGCGTCCGCGAGATGCACTACGTAGGGACAATGGTTGCAGGCGAACACCACAAGCAAGCCATTGGCTCCCAGCACGTCATCGAGATTGGTGACGATCCCGTCGGCGGTCGGAAGCGAGAAGTGGGGCGCCCGGTCGCCGGGCTTCAGGAGGAACGTCGAGAGAACTTCAGCCATGACATACCCATAACCCCGCGCGGGGATTTTCGAAAGAGGGAATCGGTCTGTTGGGCTCGGGAAATTACGGTTGCACGCGGCGGGGAAAGGCCTTCATTCCTCCGCAGAGATGTTGCCACCCCTCACCGCCGACGACCGCGAGCGCTACTCCCGCCACCTGCTGATTCCGGGCGTGGGCGAGGAAGGCCAGCGCAAGCTGAAAGCCTCCTCCGTCCTCCTCATCGGCACCGGCGGGCTGGGCTCCCCTGCCGCGCTCTATCTGGCTGCCGCCGGGGTGGGCCGCATCGGCCTGATCGATCCGGACACGGTGGACCGCTCGAACCTCCAGCGGCAGATCCTCCACGGCGAATCGATGGTCGGGAAACCGAAGCTCGAAAGTGCCGCCGCCCGCCTCCGCGAGCTCTCGCCGCACCTCCAGCTCGATCTCCACCCGGTCATGTTCACGCCGGACAATGCCGACGAGATCGCGCGGCCCTACGACGTGATCGTGGACGGAACCGACAATTTCCCGACCCGCTTTCTTTCGAACGACGTCGCGTTTTTCCAAAAGAAGCCGAACGTCTATGGCTCGATCTTCCGCTTCGACGGCCAAGTGACGGTCTTCGCGCCCCACCTCGGCGGCCCGTGCTACCGCTGCCTCCTGCCGGAGCTCCCCGCCGCGGGCGCGGTGCCGTCCTGCAACGAGGCGGGCGTCCTGGGCGTGCTGCCCGGCATCATCGGCTCGCTGCAGGCGATGGAGACGATCAAGCTGCTGCTCGGCATCGGCGAAGTCCCGCTGGGCAAGCTGACCTGCTACGACGCCCTCCGCAGCTCCTTCCGCACCCTCACGCTGCGCCGCGATCCGGCCTGCAAGCTCTGCGGTGACCACCCTTCCATCACTTCCATCCGGAATCCCGAAACCCTCGCCTCCACCTCCTGCTCCATGGACGACAATCTTCCCGCCATCTCCGCCGAAGAACTCAAGCGCCGCCTCGAAAGCGGTTTCGAGGGCACGCTCCTCGACGTCCGCGAACCGGATGAATACGCCGCCGCCAGCATCCCCGGCAGCCGCCTGATCCCGCTGGGCACCTTCGAGGCCAGCATCCCGGACCTGCCGCGCGACGAGCAGATCCTGATCCATTGCAAGTCCGGCCGCCGCTCGGCCCGCGCCGTGCAGGCGCTGCTCGACGCCGGTTTCAGCAACGTGCTGAACGTGACCGGCGGCATCGACGCCTGGCACAAGCTACCGTAAAGGCCGGCGGCCCGGTGCCGCTTCCTTCACCCGGGGTTTGCCAAATCCCACATGGAATTTGCATTCCTGCCATTGCCTGCAACGGCCGCGCCACTCAAGGTGCGAGCCTAGCAATGGATCAGACGATTTCGATTTCCGGCGACGTGGCGGACACGGCGGCGGCTCCGGTCGCGCGCCGGGTGCCGGTTTCCCTCCAGACCCGGATGGTGATCCTGTCGTATCTGGCCTATTTCTTCTACTACTTCACGCGCAAGCACCTCGGGGTGGCCACCGCCTCGCTGGTCGACGCGGGTTATAGCAAGCAGCTCATCGGCGATGCGAATTTCGGCTTCAGCCTGCTCTACATGGTCGGGCAGGGCGTGAGCGGTTATCTGGGCGACCGGATCGGCCCCCGCATCACCATCTGCGCGGGCATGGTGCTCTCCGCGCTGGCCACGCTGGCCTTCGGGTTCTTCCCGCTGATGGGGCTGCTGGTGGTGACCTGCACGCTGAACGGTTTCTTCCAAGCGACCGGTTGGTCGAACACCTGCAAGGTGGTGTCCTCCTGGGTTACTCCGGCCCAGCGCGGGCGGGTGATGGGATTCTGGCTGACCTGCTACATTCTCGGCAGCCTCGCCGCCACGGCGCTCGCGGGCTTGGTGGTCCAGTATTGGGGGTGGAAGCACCTGTTCCAGGCCGCCGGACTGATCGTGCTGGTGGTGGGCATCGTGCAAGGGCTGTTCCTGATCAGCCGACCGAAGGACGCGGGCTATGAGATCGAGGAAGAGGCCGCCTCCCATGGTGCATCGCTGGAAAAGCCGAAGGGTTTTTCCGAAGTCATCCGCCATCCCTCGGTGCTGCTGCTCGGGGTTTCCTACACCGGCATCAAGTTCATCCGTTACACCTTCTTCGCGTGGCTGCCGCTCTATCTGCGGGAGGTCGCGAAAGCCGGGAACGACACCGCGGCCTACACCTCCCTCGCCTTCGAGATCGGCGGGGTGATCGGATTGCTGCCGAGCGGCTACCTGGCCGCGCGGTGGTTCCCCGACAACCGCACCCGGCTCGCCTTCGTGGCGCTGCTGGTGATGACCCTGGTGGTCGTCCTCTACCGGCAGATGGGCGGAGCGGCAGGCAGCAACCTGTATGCCCACGGCATCGGCCTGGCGGGCATCGGGGCCTTCCTCTACATCGCGGACTCCATCGTTTCCGGAACCGCCGCGCAGGACCTCGGCGGCGCGGCGAAGACCGCTTCCGTGGCGGGGGTGATCAACGGCATCGGATCGATCGGGGCCTTGTGCTCGTCGAAGGTGCCGATCTGGTTGGAGGAACGCTGGGGCTGGGACTCCATCTTCGTGGCGTTCATCGTCCTGTCGGTGGTGTCCTGCATCGCGATCGCACCGGTGGCGATGAAGAGGGAGCTCAAGCCAATCTGAGCCATCGTCGCCGAACATGAGAACCGCTAGGGTCGTGCGCGCCCTTCCCTTCTATCCGCATTTCCATCGTCGCTACGCGACTCCATCCCGTGGTGGGCCTTGTCCCGTGGGTTGAAACCCACGGCTACGATCCGCTGCCACTCCGTGGCAAAATCCAAACGACCCGGACGGCTCCATTTCCCATTCAAACCCGACCCAAACATCATCGATCCCATCGATGATGTCGTGAAAACTGTCGATTTTGCCGCGGGCACGAGAAGGCCTAATCTCTGGCACCGACATGCCTGCCGACCTACCTCCCCCACCTGCCCGCGAGCCGGTGGTGCTGCTGCATGGCCTCTGCCGCAGCGCCAGTTCGATGCGGCCGATGCAGCGCGAGCTGGAGTCGGCAGGCTTCACGGTGAGCAATGTCGACTATCCCTCGCGCGTCTCGGGGATCGGGGAACTGAGCGAGTCGGTGATCGGCACCATCCTGGCCTGCCACCCCGGCACCCGGGTCCATTTCGTCTGTCACTCGCTGGGGGGAATCCTGGTCCGCCAATACGCGGCGCGGCATCCCCGCGCGGCCATCGGCAAGGTGGTGATGCTCGGCCCGCCCAACGGCGGCAGCGAGGTGGTGGACCGACTCGGCACGTGGCGTTTGTTCTCATGGATCAACGGCCCGGCGGGGCAACAGCTCGGAACCGGGAACGACTCGGTGCCGAAGCATCTCGGCCCGCCGCCCTTCCAAGCTGGCATCATTGCCGGAAACCGGTCGATCAACTGGATCAACAGCCTGATGATCCCGGGGCTCGACGACGGCAAGGTGTCGGTGGAAAGCACCCGCTTGCCCGGGGCCAGGGATCACTTGGTGGTCGCCAGCTCACATCCGTTCCTCATGCGGAACCGCGAGGTCATGCGTCAAACCGTGGCCTTTTTGAAACAAGGCAGCTTCGACCACTCCAGCGACGACGAACCACGAAAGGCTCGAAATTTCACGAAAGGATAGAGCCCGCACGCCCCTCCCTTTTCGTGCCCTTTTCGTGCCCTTTTCGTGCCCTTTTCGTGCCCTTTTCGTGCCCTTTTCGCGCCCTTTCGTGTGTTTCGTGGATTAAAACTCCACTCGCTCACCGCACCACTTCGGTGCCGATGCCGCCATCGGTGAAGATCTCCAGCAGCAGGGCGTGGGGCAGGCGGCCATCGACGAAGTGGACCTTGCGGACACCGGCGTTGAGAGCGTCGACCGCGCTGCGGATCTTCGGAATCATGCCGCCGGAAATGGTGCCATCCGCCACCAGTTCGTCGGCCTGCTTGCGGTTCACCGACTTGATGAGCGTGGAGGGATCGGACGGGTCCTTCATCAGTCCCGGAACGTCCGAGAGGTAAACGAGCTTCGCCACGCGGAGTTCTTTCGCCAGCGCGGCGGCGGCGAGGTCGGCGTTGATGTTGAGCGGCTTGCCCGTCGCCAGTTCGGCGGCGAGTGGGGAAATCACCGGCACGATGCCCGCGCTGTGGGCGGCATCCATGTGCTCCAAGTGGCAGCCGACGACTTCGCCGACGCGGCCGATGTCGACGCGCTTGCCCTCGGGGTCGACGCCCTTGGTCTTCTCGCCGATGAACACGTCAGTACCGGGGATGCCGACCGCCTTGCCGCCGAAGTCACGAATCATCCGGACGAGGCTGGGATTGAGCTCCTCGGAAAGCACGCGGGAGACGATGTCGATGGCCTCCTCGGTGGTGACGCGGAAACCGCCGACGAACTTCGCCTCCAGCCCGGCATCTTTCATTGCGGCGGAGATCGCCTTGCCGCCGCCGTGGACGACGATCGGGTTGATGCCCGCGACCTCGAGGAACACGATGTCCCGCATCACCTTGGCGACCAGATCCGGATCCTCCATGGCGGAGCCGCCCATCTTGATGAGGAAAGTCTTGCCACGGAAGGCCTGGAGATACGGCAGGGCTTCAATGAGAGCGTCGGCTTTGTCGATGGTTTGCTGGAGGCTCATGGCGGGGCGGGACTGTGGGAGGTTCGGGAAAGTTTGGAAAGCGGGAGCTGCGGTGGCTCACTTTTTCTTTTTCGGAGCCTTCTTGGCTGGCTGTTTGGCCGGTGGCTTGGCGGCCTTCTTCGCCGCCTTCTTCGCAGGCGAGGCAGGTTTGGGGGCTGGCGGCGGAGCGGGTTCCGGCTTAGGCGCCTCGGGCGGGGCAGGCTTGCGTTCGCGGGGGGGCTTGTCTGGCTTCGGCTCGGCCGCGAC comes from Luteolibacter sp. LG18 and encodes:
- a CDS encoding valine--pyruvate transaminase, giving the protein MAFEFSTIGRHLGTGSGIEELMDDLGHALAKGGPNIKMLGGGQPARIPEINAVWRQRLEELMAEEGGLERSLTRYDSPRGNPHFLEAIAKLFRESFGWNIGPENVAVTAGGQTAFFFLFNLLAGAMPDGRRKKILLPVVPEYIGYANQSASEELFRAVPPVITETGPHEFKYGVDFDNLEIGDDVAAICFSRPTNPTGNVLTDAEVARLSGIAKEHGIPLIIDNAYGAPFPNIFFADAKPFWDEHVVLTFSLSKIGLPATRTGIVIGPPEIIRALGSMSAIVGLANTNIGQQIVLPLVESGKILELSNDIVRPFYQEKSRLAVKAAEEIFGDDFPWRVHRSEGALFLWFWFPGLPITSKELYERLKRREVLVVPGHYFFFGHDDPAWRHREECIRVSFAMDESVVRDGLKIIAEEIRACLSGS
- a CDS encoding redoxin domain-containing protein, translated to MALQVGDKAPDFTLVTKTAEGPQLVKLSDHIGQSNILLLFVPMAFTGVCTTELCDITSGLSEYEALDAKVFGISGDSPFAQEAWAKQSGINLPLLSDYEHTVAKAYDVAYEQFLPEANLIMGGVAKRSAFVIDKAGVIRYSESQDHPKDLPDFNAVKETLKSL
- a CDS encoding NAD(P)-dependent oxidoreductase produces the protein MKIAVTGTTGRVGAALAAHFAGRHEVTELSRARFDLADPAAMAAALGELDCDVFLNPAGLTGLEASEDDPALARRLNVEAPGELAAWATRRGVRLIHFSTDYVFSGEAPGLKTEDDVPQPLSVYGTTKREGELAVLAHPGTCVVRVSWVFGPEKPSFTDGIVRAALAGQPLAAIADKWSLPTHTRDLATWTERLIETGTEGIVHACQSGEPVSWHGMAEVIVDELVRQGRLASLPPVAATALDATTAFRAPRPRHTAMATNRLSACLGEAPRGWQDALREYVRECR
- the rfbB gene encoding dTDP-glucose 4,6-dehydratase gives rise to the protein MPRDLTRPLVTGGAGFIGSALVRLLLARPEVERVVVLDKLTYAGSIGRLPEGGKHPRLTFLRGDVADRETLVHLLDFHGITGVLHLAAESHVDRSIERPDDFIATNIVGTACLLDVCRHAGIPLLHCSTDEVYGSIEAPGVFTEESPLRPSSPYSASKTSADLLCLAAATTYGQDVVITRSSNNYGPRQHPEKLIPRMIQCALRDEPLPVYGSGLQVRDWMHADDHGSGLIAAYLKGAPAGVYNLGARCERTNLDLVRSILSILGKPESLIRHVTDRPGHDLRYAVDPSKAEHELGWRARADFERDFTATVHQLARELV
- a CDS encoding sugar phosphate nucleotidyltransferase, encoding MPNTRATYALILAGGSGTRFWPLSRNSRPKQLLQLFGEDTLLEQTIRRLEGLVPVENILILTNSQQEAGVREVASMLPPENIFAEPAKRDTAPAVALGIGLVAARDPDATMMVLPADQLIQDVEAYQAVMRDAIAVAEHSDGLVTIGIRPTWPCPSYGYIERGERASIPTLDVEHKPREVKRFREKPAPELAEQFLAHGGFSWNAGMFVWSLPTVIQQLAKHAPQLAGFISEMRGSKDLAATIAAQFPNLTPISIDYALMEKAARVLNIEATFDWDDVGSWLSVAEYLEKTGENNRVNQPVTELDAENNIVFNARKGSRVALLGVDDLIVVQTEDALLIANRHQADDIKKLVDLLPKELL
- the ruvX gene encoding Holliday junction resolvase RuvX; this translates as MSDSTCHPALGIDHGDARIGIAATDDFGILAHPVETIDRAKTDPLERIPQLVAQRRIKTLVVGLPVRMDGSEGTSAEKVRAFAAKLAAALPDLPLVFVDETLTTSAASGKLREAGRKAKHQKAVIDQAAAVEILNTWMEENG
- the truA gene encoding tRNA pseudouridine(38-40) synthase TruA; the protein is MRLKLTIAYDGRPYEGWQSQVGNNTVQDHLKEALALTAKEPVALLGSGRTDAGVHALAQTAHFDAPEHLTMNPYNWVPALNTKLPATIRVLACEEVAADFHARFSATAKVYRYDLCTDPVLSPFKAGLAWHVPRLLDADVLQQALHVFTGRHDFQGFAANRGNETPDTDWHRTISAAELEARPDGYRITWCGDGFMYKMVRLMTGAAVHTSQGRMRLDDLAKLLDQPPGLPFGKSPLCAPSDGLYLQEVRYGS
- a CDS encoding thioredoxin family protein, which codes for MAEVLSTFLLKPGDRAPHFSLPTADGIVTNLDDVLGANGLLVVFACNHCPYVVHLADALGDFAREIESRGVGTVAIVSNDLEKYPQDGPEHMKEFAATHAWDFPYLIDADQKVARAYAAACTPDFFLFDADLNLTYAGQFDDSRPRGGLQPTGGDLGEAVRRMIAGEPPMIRPYPSSGCNIKWKPGNEPTWSGL